Sequence from the Bdellovibrio sp. ArHS genome:
ATCAAAAAGTGTCTTTTCAGGCGGGTGGATTTTGGACTTTATCGCCCACTGTTGGTGGGGGCAACGGCGGTTTTGCTTCCGACGTTGTTTGTAAAGAGTAATAGATGAACTGCTTGAAGGGGGGCGCTATGCCATTTAGTTTGTTAATCATCGCATTGGTGCCGATGTTCTTGTTTCAAAACTGCGGTGGCCATTTTCAACCTTTAGCCGATATGGCTTCCCAGGCTCAGGCGGGCAGTGACTTCTGTGGTGACGGCGGTGTTAATTGCGCAGGAGCTATACCTGTGGGCTCCTCTTGCCAATTTGATGGACAGACTTTGGCCGAAGGGCAAAGTGTGACGGCTTTTTTGAACTCTTCAGGTTCTTGTCTGTCTGAACAGAGAATATGCAGCAGCGGAATTTTGTCGGGAAGCTATCAGTATTCTTCCTGTCGTGCGAATGCAGAGCCGGCTTGTCTTTTTGGTGGAAAAACGGTCGCCAGTGGAGAAGTCATCGTCGCCTATCTAAAATCCACAGTGCCGGAAGGCGAGACTTGTTTATCGGAAAGACGCCTCTGCAAACAAGGTGTGCTCAGCGGTTCTTATGAATATTCTTCCTGCGAAACGAATACTTATCGCGCTTGTCTTTTTAACGGGGCAACGATCGCTCATGGTCAATCCGTCACGGCTTATGCAAGTTCATCGGGGTCTTGTCAGCCGCAGACCCGCACGTGCTTAAATGGCGCTCTGACGGGAGCAGGAGACTATGCGGTCTGTGTGGCTGCGCAAACGGCTCCGGCGTCGTGTTTATTCGCCGGCCGAACCGTGAATTCGGGATCTTCGGTCGTGGCTTATGCAACAAGCATGGTGGCCAATGGCGTTCCCTGTCAGTCACAGACGAGAACTTGTAGCAATGGTGTCCTTAGCGGAAGTTGGCAATTTGCAAGCTGTGTATCTGAACAGCCGGCTTCATGCCTTTTCAACGGGCAAACGATTCCCCATGGGGGCTCGCGAGTTCTCTATTTGAATTCTGCCGCGGACTCTGCGGGACGTTGTCCTACGGAAACTCGCGTGTGTTCCAATGGAGTTCTTTCGGGAACGGCCCAGCACGCAAGTTGTACGCCGAAGATCGTGTATGGACCTAAAAACAATGGAAAGTATTTTGCACACTTTTTGGTAGAGCCCCAGCAGATCGCGGAAGTGAATGGTTATTTGAATACACTGGTCGTCGCTGCAGATGAAGTCAGTCTGAAAGCGGTGGCAGACAATAATTTAAGCGCGATCGCTGTGGTTTCTTCGGCATTCTTTTACAAAGATACCCAGACGGGGAAATTTGGAATGTATTCAGATTACAAAGAGCGCTGGGCGAGAATGGTGCCGGCTCTTCAGAAATACAAATCAAGAGTCGTGGGTCTTTATCCTTTGGACGAACCTTATTGGCATGCGGTGAACACGGGGGTCTCGCTCGAGACGATGTATAACTATCTGGTGGCGGCGGCGGATCTGGTAAAAAAAGATTTTCCTGACATCGCACTTATTTATAACGAGGCGTATCCTATGGTCGTCAGTGATCTTCGTCTGCCTCCCAATTATGACATATACAGCTTCGACTGTTACGATGGTTGGGACCTTTGTGGTTTCCCGGTGCCGCAGCGGCCTCAACATGTGCGACAGCCCTATATGAGTATGTTTAATCTGGTAAAATCGAAGGTGAATGCGCTTAATAATGCGGATGGTGGTCAACGTAAAATGTTGATTCTGCCTCCGGCTTCGATCTTCAAGGATGGCATGGGCAATATGGGCATGAGTGAAGTGCAGCTTCGTCAGATCACCGACAACTTTATGAATCTGGCAGCGACGGACCCCATGGTTTGGGGAGTCGTGACTTTCCTTTGGACCTCCTTTGATGAAGGCGGCGGACGCTGGATGGGATTAAAGGATTTAAGTCAGGAAACCCGCCTTAAATTTAAATATTTCTATCAACAGTTCTCTGGCAAAGAGATCAGATTGAAACCTGTCGCCGTGACCGCGGGATCAACAGCGGGAGGTTCTTCCATCTCTTCTTTTACCGACGGGAATCTTAAATCAGTCTGGAATAGTGGTAAGAACGCGGGGAACGACACGTGGATACAAGTGGACCTGGGTAAGAATCACTGGGTGCAAGAGATTTATCTGGCGGTGGCGCAGTTACCCAATGGCGAAACCACCCATGAAATTTGGGCAGGGCCGACCGAGTCCAGTATGGTGAAGCAACATGTGTTTTCTCAGAACACCTCTGACGGGCAGATACTTCACCTGGCCAACTCGGCTTTGCAGGCACGATCAGATATTCGCTATATCAAAATCAAAACGACAAAATCTCCATCGTGGGTGGCGTGGCAAGAAATTCTTATTCATGGAACCCCGGCTCGATAGAAAAAACGAATCGCTGCAGTTGAAAGACGCTCCCAGATTGAGTTTTGGGAGCGTTTTTGTTTTTTTCCTAATATAGAGGGAACCTCAATAATCCGAAAAGATCCTGTGGGATGCAGTCGGTGTCAACAGATGGGGTTTCAGCGATGCGAGTAAAATTAAAAAAGACTTCTCAGTTGATTTTGTTGGGCTTGATGGCTGCTGCTCATTTGGGTTGTTCGATGAGCTCTCGAATCGAGAACCTTTCTGAAGAGATTCAGTCGATTCGCGTCACACAAAATCCCGGCGCTCACGCCGGCAATTTCAGTTCTTATTCGCTGAAAGGTGAATGCCCCAAAAGTCTTAAGTCTTTTCAGATATCAACCCCGGTGAAGCAAATTGTAACCTGTGAGAATGATGGTACTTGGAGTCTGGTTCTGGATCTCAGTGCGCACCCCGATGGCGCGATTGATCTTGTGACGGATCAAAAAGATTCAGGCACGGGACAATCGATTCAATTTAGAATTTACAAAGATACGGTGGCCCCCAATGTGCAAATATATTCGACGGAACCATCGCCGACAAACTCGATGAGTATTCCGGTGACGGTGGCCTTCGATGAGCCCGTCGCGGGGCTGACCGTGACGGACTTCCTAGTTACCAATGGGATCGTTTCTTTGCTGACCGGCGCGGGCAGTAATTATATCGCCTACGTGACACCCAATTCTTCAGGAACAGTGACTGTGAGTTTGGGCGCAGGAGTTGCCAACGACCTGGTGGGAAATCCGAATCTTGCAGCGCCGGTGGCGGTGACTATCGATTATGATGGGGATCGGCCTTCCGTTCTTTTGAGTTCTCTTGAGACAAATCCAACGAATATCAATTCAATCACCGTGGACGTGGTGTTTAGCGAAAACGTGAGTGGACTGAGTTTAAGTGATTTTACAGTTAGCGGTGCCACCGCTTCCACTTTAAATGGCAGTGGTTCTGTTTATGAATTGCTTTTAAGTGCCACAGTTTCTGGTGCGATACAAGTTCAACTTCCTGCAAGCCGCGCGGAAGATGTGGTCGGAAATGAAAATTTAGCGTCGAATGTTTTTTCGATTACCTATGATAATCACAACCCGACACCGACTTTAAGTTCCGCGATATCTAGCCCCACCAACGTCGTCTTGATACCCGTAGTTGTCAACTTTGATAGAACCGTGACTGGTTTTTCCGCAGCGGATTTAGCGGTCAGCAATGCCACTGTTTCTGATTTTTCTGGAAGCGGAAGTCAATACACGTTCAATCTGACGCCTCAAGCAGAGGGACTGGTGCAGGTTGAAGTTCCTGCGAACGTCAGTCAAAGTGCGGTGGGTTTGAACAATGTGGCTTCCACTGCTTTAACCCTGCTTGTGGATACAACACCCGGAACCTTACTGGTGTCATCGCCGACGCCAGCAATAGGAAACGCTTCGCAGAGTTTTCAATGGTCTTTAACTTATTCCGATTATCACGTTATTACCTTAACCACTGCCGATGTCAGTCTTGTATATACCGGCACGGTGTCCTGTGCGAACAAAGCAATATCCGGAGGCGGAGCCATTAAAAGTGTGACGGTCAGCAACTGTACCGGGGATGGTACGGTTGAAATTGATATTGCCGCAGGTTCAGCCGCCGATGAGGCGGGAAATGATTTTGCAGCTCATACCACTTCAGATGCGGCGACTGTGACTAATACTCCTCCGGCGATTGCTTTTTCTGAACCAAGTCCTGCGACAGGTGATGAATCCACAGAGTTTATCTGGACAGTCACTTATTCAGATGCAAACAGCATCAGTCTTTCTTTGGCGGATATCACGGTGAATGGTGATACGGAAGGATGCACAAAAAGTCTTGTATCCACAGGAACTGACACCCGCGAGATCCACGTCCAAGGTTGTCAGAGTGCTGGAGGTATTTCCTTATCCATAGCTGCGGGGACAGCCTTAGGATATGGCGGCAGCGCCTTGGCGACCGAGCCCTCGGCGGCGGCAATTTTAACAAATCAAGTCTTGGCGACGATGTCGCAAATATCCAGCAGCGTCGATAAAAATCCCACGGGCACAAGCGCGCAGTCTTTTTTATTTTCTTTAGATAAGCCTTTTTATCGAGACGTGACAGTGAACTATGAATTCGTGAGTTCAAAAAGCACCGCTGTAAGCCCTACGAATCACAATCTGCAAAAAGGATCTGTGATTATTCCAGCGGGTCAAACGAATGCTTCGATCGATTACACCTATCAGGATGGGGCGACGACCGGCTCCAAGATTGTTCAAGTGGCATTAACCGGAACGTCGGAAAAGGTCGTGGGCATCAAAGATCAGATCTCGCGCAGGATGATTCAGGACCCGGTTGCACAGGACGTGGTTTATAGTGAAGTTTCATTGGGAAATGGGCTTACTTGTGCC
This genomic interval carries:
- a CDS encoding discoidin domain-containing protein, which translates into the protein MPFSLLIIALVPMFLFQNCGGHFQPLADMASQAQAGSDFCGDGGVNCAGAIPVGSSCQFDGQTLAEGQSVTAFLNSSGSCLSEQRICSSGILSGSYQYSSCRANAEPACLFGGKTVASGEVIVAYLKSTVPEGETCLSERRLCKQGVLSGSYEYSSCETNTYRACLFNGATIAHGQSVTAYASSSGSCQPQTRTCLNGALTGAGDYAVCVAAQTAPASCLFAGRTVNSGSSVVAYATSMVANGVPCQSQTRTCSNGVLSGSWQFASCVSEQPASCLFNGQTIPHGGSRVLYLNSAADSAGRCPTETRVCSNGVLSGTAQHASCTPKIVYGPKNNGKYFAHFLVEPQQIAEVNGYLNTLVVAADEVSLKAVADNNLSAIAVVSSAFFYKDTQTGKFGMYSDYKERWARMVPALQKYKSRVVGLYPLDEPYWHAVNTGVSLETMYNYLVAAADLVKKDFPDIALIYNEAYPMVVSDLRLPPNYDIYSFDCYDGWDLCGFPVPQRPQHVRQPYMSMFNLVKSKVNALNNADGGQRKMLILPPASIFKDGMGNMGMSEVQLRQITDNFMNLAATDPMVWGVVTFLWTSFDEGGGRWMGLKDLSQETRLKFKYFYQQFSGKEIRLKPVAVTAGSTAGGSSISSFTDGNLKSVWNSGKNAGNDTWIQVDLGKNHWVQEIYLAVAQLPNGETTHEIWAGPTESSMVKQHVFSQNTSDGQILHLANSALQARSDIRYIKIKTTKSPSWVAWQEILIHGTPAR
- a CDS encoding Ig-like domain-containing protein, whose translation is MRVKLKKTSQLILLGLMAAAHLGCSMSSRIENLSEEIQSIRVTQNPGAHAGNFSSYSLKGECPKSLKSFQISTPVKQIVTCENDGTWSLVLDLSAHPDGAIDLVTDQKDSGTGQSIQFRIYKDTVAPNVQIYSTEPSPTNSMSIPVTVAFDEPVAGLTVTDFLVTNGIVSLLTGAGSNYIAYVTPNSSGTVTVSLGAGVANDLVGNPNLAAPVAVTIDYDGDRPSVLLSSLETNPTNINSITVDVVFSENVSGLSLSDFTVSGATASTLNGSGSVYELLLSATVSGAIQVQLPASRAEDVVGNENLASNVFSITYDNHNPTPTLSSAISSPTNVVLIPVVVNFDRTVTGFSAADLAVSNATVSDFSGSGSQYTFNLTPQAEGLVQVEVPANVSQSAVGLNNVASTALTLLVDTTPGTLLVSSPTPAIGNASQSFQWSLTYSDYHVITLTTADVSLVYTGTVSCANKAISGGGAIKSVTVSNCTGDGTVEIDIAAGSAADEAGNDFAAHTTSDAATVTNTPPAIAFSEPSPATGDESTEFIWTVTYSDANSISLSLADITVNGDTEGCTKSLVSTGTDTREIHVQGCQSAGGISLSIAAGTALGYGGSALATEPSAAAILTNQVLATMSQISSSVDKNPTGTSAQSFLFSLDKPFYRDVTVNYEFVSSKSTAVSPTNHNLQKGSVIIPAGQTNASIDYTYQDGATTGSKIVQVALTGTSEKVVGIKDQISRRMIQDPVAQDVVYSEVSLGNGLTCAVRSNGDLYCLSSNNSYGQLGNNTLTPSYRLQSVGNGFAKVGAGEFHACAIKGDASLWCWGFNTYGQVGDASNVNKSVPTLVGTNFAQVSGGFYYTCAISNDDDLYCWGDNGSGQFGNNTTTSSNVPVLIGAGYSFVDAGSEHTCAITTGGDLRCWGHNN